The Candidatus Latescibacterota bacterium genome includes a window with the following:
- a CDS encoding T9SS type A sorting domain-containing protein, with protein sequence MKRSGSVFGLMCACIFLFGTCVVHGQPNGSIVGSGTYVVVEPASLDSLVAIAGGGEHSLALSSDGSIVAWGANISVQCNTPAPNEDFIAISGGWAHSLGLRSDGTIGACGWNYYGQCNIPAPNEGFVAIAAGEGHSMGLGSDSTIVVWGNNSYSQRDVPVPNEDFVAIAGGGEHCLGLKTDGTIVAWGRNLDVQCNVPAPNEDFVAIAAGGEHSLGLKSDGTIVAWGQNGYGQCNIPEPNTDFIEIASGGDHSLGLKSDGTVVAWGRNDSDQCNIPVPNENFASIAGGEGHSMGLLANGGVVIWGSNTSGQCNVPVSNEGFVDVAGGQYHTLGLKADGIVVAWGQNHQYHQCDVPLPNSDFVDVTSLGNHSLGLKSDGTVVAWGYNDFGQCNVPEPNDSFIVIDAGGRHSLGLRPGGTIVAWGDNGSGQCNIPAPNVDFLAISGGASHSLGLKADGTIMAWGNNNYGQCVVPAPNESFIAVAGGYSHSLGLKTDGTIVAWGSNTSGQCNVPAPNEGFVTVVCGAHHSLGLKADATIVAWGMNAYGQCDMPALSEGFAYVTAGYHHSLGLNRAELIAVAFSSIAADSEEGAITVHWEVQADEALSGFRLYRAPMQGEFCCITDIPLSPCTRTFEDRTIEPGMEYRYMVAVLTTDGREIRSLEVTAHSIAPPLALGQNVPNPFNPRTTIRFSVPGSQHVGINIYDPAGRLVMKLVDKQMEAGSHQIEWDGRDSRGRAVASGVYFYRLTVGKETSTKKMILLK encoded by the coding sequence TTGAAACGAAGTGGATCAGTGTTTGGGCTTATGTGTGCGTGCATTTTTCTTTTTGGCACCTGTGTCGTTCACGGGCAACCGAATGGATCAATCGTCGGATCTGGCACCTATGTCGTTGTGGAGCCAGCATCTCTCGACAGTCTCGTGGCGATTGCCGGGGGAGGGGAACACAGTCTGGCGCTCAGTTCCGATGGGTCTATCGTCGCGTGGGGGGCTAACATATCTGTCCAGTGCAACACTCCTGCTCCAAACGAGGACTTTATTGCGATATCAGGTGGGTGGGCCCACTCCCTTGGGCTCAGATCAGACGGGACGATAGGGGCCTGTGGATGGAACTATTACGGCCAGTGCAATATCCCCGCGCCGAACGAGGGTTTTGTTGCGATCGCCGCGGGAGAGGGACACAGTATGGGCCTCGGATCCGACAGTACGATTGTCGTATGGGGTAATAATAGCTACAGCCAGCGCGATGTTCCTGTGCCGAACGAGGATTTCGTTGCGATCGCGGGGGGTGGAGAACATTGCCTGGGTCTGAAGACCGATGGGACGATCGTCGCCTGGGGACGGAACCTGGATGTCCAGTGCAACGTTCCAGCACCGAACGAGGATTTTGTGGCAATTGCCGCTGGTGGTGAACACAGTCTGGGTCTCAAGTCAGACGGGACGATCGTTGCCTGGGGACAGAACGGCTATGGACAGTGTAACATCCCGGAGCCAAACACAGATTTCATCGAAATAGCCTCAGGTGGGGATCACAGTCTTGGCCTCAAGTCCGACGGGACGGTAGTGGCCTGGGGACGGAACGACTCCGATCAGTGTAACATCCCGGTGCCGAATGAGAATTTTGCTTCGATCGCCGGTGGTGAGGGACACAGTATGGGTCTGCTGGCCAATGGAGGCGTCGTGATCTGGGGATCAAACACTTCTGGCCAGTGCAACGTTCCCGTTTCAAACGAGGGCTTTGTGGATGTCGCCGGTGGCCAGTATCACACCCTGGGCCTTAAGGCCGATGGGATAGTAGTTGCCTGGGGACAGAACCATCAATATCACCAGTGCGATGTTCCCCTGCCGAACTCTGACTTTGTTGATGTCACCTCACTGGGTAATCACAGCTTGGGGCTCAAGTCGGATGGGACCGTCGTAGCATGGGGGTACAACGATTTCGGCCAGTGCAACGTTCCCGAGCCGAATGACAGCTTTATAGTAATCGATGCTGGGGGAAGGCACAGCCTTGGTCTCAGGCCAGGAGGGACGATCGTGGCATGGGGGGACAATGGTTCTGGTCAGTGCAATATTCCAGCGCCGAACGTAGACTTTTTAGCTATCAGCGGGGGCGCGTCTCACAGTCTTGGCCTGAAGGCCGATGGGACGATCATGGCCTGGGGGAACAACAACTATGGCCAGTGCGTCGTTCCTGCACCGAACGAAAGTTTCATAGCGGTAGCCGGGGGATATTCTCACAGCCTTGGCCTGAAGACTGATGGGACGATCGTGGCCTGGGGGAGTAACACCTCTGGCCAGTGCAATGTCCCAGCGCCGAACGAGGGTTTCGTCACGGTCGTATGTGGCGCGCACCATAGCCTGGGTCTAAAAGCCGACGCGACGATCGTGGCCTGGGGAATGAATGCTTATGGCCAGTGCGACATGCCGGCTCTGAGCGAAGGTTTTGCATATGTCACAGCAGGATACCATCACAGTCTTGGATTGAATCGCGCGGAACTTATTGCGGTCGCATTCAGCAGTATCGCCGCTGACTCCGAAGAAGGGGCAATAACGGTCCACTGGGAAGTTCAGGCTGATGAGGCGTTAAGCGGATTTCGACTGTATCGTGCTCCGATGCAGGGAGAGTTCTGTTGCATAACAGACATCCCGCTTTCTCCGTGCACGAGAACATTCGAAGACAGGACGATCGAGCCGGGGATGGAGTATCGTTACATGGTAGCGGTTTTGACGACGGATGGTCGTGAGATCCGTTCACTCGAGGTGACCGCCCATAGTATCGCTCCGCCACTGGCGCTTGGCCAGAACGTCCCCAATCCTTTCAATCCTCGAACGACAATCAGGTTTTCCGTGCCGGGTTCTCAGCACGTAGGGATCAATATCTACGACCCCGCGGGGCGTCTTGTGATGAAGCTCGTTGATAAACAGATGGAGGCAGGCAGTCATCAGATCGAGTGGGACGGCAGGGACAGCAGAGGGCGAGCTGTAGCTTCTGGTGTGTATTTCTACCGATTGACAGTGGGCAAGGAGACATCTACGAAAAAGATGATACTGTTGAAATAG
- the trkA gene encoding Trk system potassium transporter TrkA yields MKTVIIGAGNAGKNLVGKLCEMGHDVVVIDKDAGVLDELAQHHDVMTLVGHGADPTILENDIIGNIDLLAAVTNNDEVNFLACCWAKTAGAGHTIARLSDTKFLHSSLVDTEKLGVDRPMVHKGECAKEIFDVLYMPGTLEVTSLLDGKIAAIGLKLPDNTPLIGKSLKEFRADKWFGKVRFIGLVKQGKLTIPDGDSCPEPGDEIYIVLPAGETHQFLDWIRGGRRKAFKKVVIAGGGELGLQLAGLLEETSMETVLIDRHRGRAEDVSQTLKKCLVINADAAEATTLIELGIGSDTAFAAVTGDDEMNIVCCIQAKQLGADFTMARIDRSEYVPILDNLKLVDRVVSPNISLGKAILQYVRGEIVEGVGLFHHIIGEIQEVVIKAGSRRVGATISELKLPPNSIVAAVQRGEQAFVPTGDFMLNQGDRLAIYCLPETAEKINSAF; encoded by the coding sequence ATGAAAACTGTGATAATCGGTGCCGGGAACGCAGGGAAGAACCTGGTAGGCAAGCTTTGCGAGATGGGACACGATGTCGTGGTCATAGACAAGGATGCCGGGGTCCTCGACGAACTGGCCCAGCATCATGATGTGATGACACTCGTTGGCCACGGGGCAGATCCCACAATACTGGAAAATGATATCATCGGTAATATTGATCTGCTGGCGGCTGTGACAAATAACGATGAAGTCAATTTTCTTGCCTGCTGTTGGGCAAAGACTGCTGGAGCTGGTCATACTATAGCCCGGCTGTCGGATACCAAGTTTCTTCATTCGTCACTCGTTGATACCGAAAAACTGGGTGTCGACAGGCCGATGGTACACAAGGGAGAATGCGCAAAAGAGATATTCGATGTCCTCTACATGCCGGGGACACTTGAGGTGACCTCTCTGCTCGACGGCAAGATAGCCGCCATAGGGCTGAAGCTTCCGGACAACACCCCACTCATTGGCAAATCTTTAAAAGAGTTCAGAGCTGACAAGTGGTTCGGCAAAGTGCGGTTCATCGGTCTGGTCAAACAGGGTAAACTGACAATTCCCGACGGCGATTCATGCCCTGAACCTGGAGACGAGATCTATATCGTTCTTCCGGCAGGTGAGACTCATCAATTTCTCGACTGGATAAGAGGGGGGCGGAGAAAAGCGTTCAAGAAGGTCGTCATCGCAGGGGGAGGAGAACTGGGATTGCAACTTGCCGGGCTTCTGGAGGAAACATCGATGGAAACGGTGCTGATAGACCGGCACCGTGGGAGGGCGGAGGACGTCTCCCAGACCTTGAAAAAGTGTCTTGTGATCAACGCGGATGCAGCGGAAGCCACTACCTTGATCGAGCTGGGGATCGGCTCCGACACAGCGTTCGCGGCGGTCACCGGTGATGATGAGATGAACATCGTATGTTGTATTCAGGCCAAACAGCTTGGTGCGGATTTCACCATGGCCCGCATCGATAGATCCGAGTATGTTCCCATTCTCGACAACCTTAAACTGGTGGACCGGGTGGTCAGTCCCAATATCTCTCTGGGCAAGGCCATTCTGCAGTATGTGCGGGGGGAGATCGTAGAGGGTGTAGGATTATTCCACCACATAATCGGTGAGATCCAGGAAGTGGTTATAAAGGCCGGCAGCAGGCGCGTGGGGGCCACTATCAGCGAACTGAAACTCCCGCCTAATTCCATTGTCGCTGCAGTACAGCGGGGTGAACAGGCTTTTGTCCCTACCGGCGACTTCATGCTCAATCAGGGAGATCGGCTGGCAATCTACTGTTTGCCGGAGACCGCCGAAAAAATCAACTCTGCTTTCTGA
- a CDS encoding formylglycine-generating enzyme family protein encodes MIIKRNFFILIVLMFALPVAGQDIVKGDSSMVLIPSGEFIMGKDSERGYDFSPAHKVIVDPFFMDKHEVTNGEYLLFCESTGHNLPEFWNTDLFRSGEDYSDYPVIGISWGSAKKYAEWAGKRLPTEAEWEYAARGGLIDKDYPNGDEWTKERARQDATGWKNLVEPVGKYEPNGYGLYDMGGNVWEWVSDRYSGDYYKISPSDNPAGPEDGSFRVIRSGSWHSGPMCKKVYFRKGLPGNWCDFAVGFRCAKDIRGAE; translated from the coding sequence ATGATAATTAAACGAAATTTTTTCATTCTGATTGTCTTGATGTTTGCCCTGCCAGTGGCTGGACAAGATATAGTAAAGGGTGATTCTTCGATGGTCCTTATCCCATCAGGAGAATTCATAATGGGGAAAGATTCTGAAAGAGGATACGATTTCAGCCCTGCACACAAAGTGATAGTCGATCCTTTTTTCATGGATAAACACGAAGTCACAAATGGAGAGTATCTTCTCTTTTGCGAATCGACTGGTCATAATCTTCCTGAATTCTGGAATACAGATCTTTTCAGAAGTGGGGAAGATTATTCAGACTACCCTGTCATCGGGATAAGCTGGGGGAGTGCAAAAAAGTATGCGGAATGGGCGGGAAAGAGATTGCCGACAGAAGCAGAATGGGAATATGCGGCGCGGGGCGGCTTGATCGACAAGGATTATCCGAATGGCGATGAGTGGACAAAAGAGAGAGCCAGGCAGGATGCTACAGGCTGGAAAAACCTGGTCGAACCAGTGGGAAAGTATGAACCAAATGGATATGGACTTTACGATATGGGGGGGAATGTCTGGGAGTGGGTCTCTGACAGGTATTCAGGAGATTATTATAAAATCAGCCCTTCGGATAATCCTGCCGGGCCAGAGGATGGAAGTTTTCGTGTGATAAGAAGTGGGAGCTGGCATTCCGGGCCGATGTGCAAAAAAGTATATTTTCGAAAGGGCTTGCCGGGTAACTGGTGTGATTTCGC
- a CDS encoding TrkH family potassium uptake protein, with protein sequence MNIRAVTHLISYLVGVISLAMLAGAGVSWFYGEPVAVKGLLEAAVISLVSAVIMWFISRGSIELSRRDGFGIATFGWLFASIFGALPYILSGVIVDPIPAVFETMSGFTTTGASVLTNLEALPRGILFWRAMTHFFGGMGVLVLCVAILPFLKVGGMQIYRAEVPGPSKDRLTPRISTTAKWLWGAYLLFCVLETVLLMLGGMSLFDAWCHTCATMATGGFSTQTASVGAYNSAYFDVVITAFMFIAGVNFVLHLKLLMGRPFEYFRDAEFRFYLFFWLAACLVLTFNVWGSTYESFPRSLRAAFFQGTSILTTTGFVTEDFDLWPETSRMLLVILMFVGGCAGSTGGGVKIIRVFTGIKALFREILLYVRPNAVKTIRIGGINMKDQSVSNICAFLLIFLALFAVGSLMMTAFTPDIVSAASCTIACLGNIGPGLNSVGATQNYSSIHDAGLGLLTIFMLLGRLELYTVLVIFLPGFWKK encoded by the coding sequence GTGAATATCCGCGCCGTCACTCATTTGATATCCTACCTGGTCGGGGTCATTTCCCTGGCGATGCTTGCGGGCGCCGGCGTGTCATGGTTTTATGGGGAACCCGTCGCAGTAAAAGGGCTGTTGGAAGCCGCGGTAATTTCGCTGGTCTCGGCTGTGATCATGTGGTTTATCAGCAGGGGCAGCATAGAACTTTCAAGGCGTGACGGGTTTGGCATAGCGACTTTCGGATGGCTTTTCGCTTCGATCTTTGGCGCCCTGCCATACATCCTTTCCGGTGTGATTGTGGATCCCATACCTGCTGTATTCGAGACGATGTCCGGTTTCACGACTACCGGGGCCTCGGTCCTGACCAATCTGGAAGCTCTGCCGCGAGGCATATTGTTCTGGAGAGCGATGACCCACTTTTTCGGTGGTATGGGCGTACTCGTGCTGTGCGTTGCTATCCTCCCGTTTCTGAAGGTCGGAGGAATGCAGATCTACAGGGCCGAAGTGCCCGGTCCTTCAAAAGATCGTCTGACGCCACGTATTTCCACGACTGCAAAGTGGCTCTGGGGCGCGTATCTTCTCTTCTGCGTGCTCGAGACTGTGCTTTTAATGCTGGGAGGCATGTCCCTTTTTGATGCCTGGTGTCACACGTGTGCTACGATGGCGACCGGTGGGTTTTCAACACAGACAGCCAGCGTGGGTGCTTACAACAGTGCATACTTTGACGTTGTCATCACTGCCTTCATGTTCATAGCCGGTGTCAATTTCGTCCTCCATCTGAAACTTCTGATGGGGAGACCTTTTGAGTACTTTCGTGATGCCGAGTTCCGCTTTTATCTGTTCTTCTGGCTGGCGGCCTGCCTCGTGCTTACCTTTAATGTCTGGGGCAGCACCTATGAGTCTTTTCCAAGATCACTGCGGGCTGCGTTCTTCCAGGGCACCTCGATTTTGACTACAACGGGTTTTGTCACAGAGGATTTCGACTTGTGGCCTGAGACTTCAAGGATGCTGCTCGTCATTCTCATGTTTGTTGGTGGGTGTGCAGGGTCGACCGGAGGTGGAGTCAAGATCATCAGGGTGTTTACGGGAATCAAAGCGCTCTTCAGGGAAATCCTGCTCTACGTGCGCCCCAACGCGGTCAAGACGATCAGGATCGGCGGCATCAACATGAAAGATCAGTCAGTCTCGAATATCTGCGCGTTTCTCCTGATATTCCTGGCGCTTTTCGCCGTCGGATCATTGATGATGACCGCCTTTACACCTGACATCGTCAGTGCCGCTTCCTGTACCATTGCCTGCCTGGGTAACATAGGCCCGGGGCTTAACAGTGTCGGAGCGACGCAGAATTATTCTTCCATACACGATGCTGGACTGGGTCTGCTGACTATATTCATGCTTCTCGGAAGGCTTGAACTATACACCGTACTGGTTATTTTCCTGCCGGGTTTCTGGAAAAAATAA